From Paenibacillus sp. V4I7, one genomic window encodes:
- a CDS encoding HAD family hydrolase gives MTINALVFDMDDTLYQEKDYVKSGFKAIDRWMNKEFKITGFYETALDLFLSGKTKLIFNETLEKLNIFYDNTMIKNMVDYYRSHEPDIHLLEDAKWILENLRDTVKIGLISDGYLVAQEKKVNALKLQEKFHSVILTDRLGREHWKPSHVPYEQASRELQLPHDQCVYIGDNINKDFITAKRLGWITIQIDRKDGLYSGIAADQEYKAHFSIDNLRDLSDLPMLKHMFVY, from the coding sequence ATGACCATTAATGCTTTGGTTTTCGATATGGATGATACCTTATACCAAGAAAAGGATTATGTGAAAAGCGGCTTTAAAGCGATTGATCGTTGGATGAACAAAGAGTTCAAGATCACGGGTTTTTATGAAACAGCACTAGATCTATTTCTCTCAGGAAAAACAAAGCTTATATTCAATGAAACGCTCGAGAAACTAAATATTTTTTATGATAATACGATGATTAAGAATATGGTCGATTACTATCGATCTCATGAACCTGATATTCATTTGTTAGAGGATGCCAAGTGGATTCTTGAGAATTTAAGGGATACTGTTAAAATTGGTTTAATATCGGATGGATATTTAGTTGCTCAGGAAAAGAAAGTTAATGCATTAAAACTTCAAGAAAAATTTCACTCGGTTATTCTCACAGACAGATTGGGCAGAGAGCATTGGAAACCCAGTCATGTTCCCTATGAACAAGCAAGTCGGGAATTACAGCTTCCGCATGATCAGTGTGTTTATATCGGAGATAATATTAATAAAGATTTTATAACAGCCAAGAGACTTGGGTGGATAACAATCCAAATAGATCGAAAAGATGGGTTATACTCAGGGATTGCAGCTGATCAAGAATATAAGGCTCATTTTTCAATCGATAATTTGAGGGATCTATCTGATTTACCTATGCTAAAACATATGTTTGTCTATTAG